The following coding sequences are from one Melanotaenia boesemani isolate fMelBoe1 chromosome 17, fMelBoe1.pri, whole genome shotgun sequence window:
- the LOC121656299 gene encoding uncharacterized protein LOC121656299, translating to MRATVIDHVIVHGMTMTEAGQRVQPNLSRFSVGTIIRAFREHNRVERLPFAGGRASRFTPAQEVLIVDMVRENNVIRLREIRERIIGDNLNFPTIDNVSLTTIDRVLKRQRVRMKQAYRVPFERNSGRIKHLRHQYVQRMFQLESMARPHEFIFVDEAGFNLTKRRRRGRNIIGQRAIVDVPGQRGGNITLCAAMSSRGLLHRHAELGAYNTERLLTFLGELRDVLHDNDHLNARPADHHDQQIPGPADLPIYVILWDNVSFHRSIQVREWFNINQQFINVCLPPYSPFLNPIEEFFSAWRWKVYDRQPYTRENLLRAMDLACDDVAVEAFQGWVRHARAFFPRCLAMDNIACDVDEVLWPDPARRRDASP from the exons ATGAGAGCAACAGTCATTGACCACGTCATTGTCCACGGCATGACAATGACCGAAGCGGGACAACGAGTCCAACCAAACCTCAGCAGATTCTCAGTGGGCACCATTATTCGGGCCTTCAGAGAACACAACAG AGTTGAAAGATTGCCATTTGCAGGTGGGAGGGCTTCCAGATTCACACCAGCCCAAGAGGTCCTCATTGTGGATATGGTTCGGGAGAACAATGTGATCAGACTACGGGAGATACGGGAGAGGATCATTGGTGACAATTTGAACTTTCCGACCATTGACAATGTCAGCCTGACAACCATAGACAGAGTCCTCAAGCGCCAGAGAGTAAGAATGAAGCAGGCCTATAGGGTACCCTTTGAGCGCAACTCTGGAAGAATAAAACACCTCCGTCACCAGTATGTGCAA AGGATGTTCCAGTTGGAGTCCATGGCCAGACcccatgaatttatatttgtggATGAGGCTGGCTTCAACCTcacaaaaaggaggaggagaggccgTAACATCATAGGACAGAGAGCTATCGTTGATGTGCCCGGCCAACGTGGAggaaacatcactctctgcgcTGCCATGAGTTCTAGAGGGCTTCTCCACCGGCATGCTGAACTTGGTGCCTACAACACTGAGCGTCTCCTCACCTTCCTAGGAGAGCTCAGAGATGTTTTGCATGACAATGACCACCTGAATGCTCGGCCAGCAGATCACCACGACCAGCAGATTCCTGGGCCAGCTGATCTTCCCATATACGTCATCCTCTGGGACAATGTTAGCTTCCATCGCAGCATCCAGGTCAGAGAGTGGTTTAACATCAATCAGCAATTCATTAATGTGTGTCTGCCACCCTACTCTCCGTTCCTAAACCCAATAGAGGAGTTCTTCTCAGCATGGCGGTGGAAGGTCTATGACCGCCAACCTTACACTAGAGAGAACCTTCTCAGGGCTATGGACCTGGCCTGTGAtgatgtggctgtggaggcgTTCCAAGGCTGGGTGCGGCATGCCAGGGCATTCTTCCCACGTTGTTTGGCTATGGACAATATTGCCTGTGACGTTGATGAGGTCCTGTGGCCCGACCCAGCCCGACGACGTGATGCCTCTCCATGA